The DNA window TTTTATCCAAGAGCCCCCAGGAGACGACCATGAAGCCCTCAAAGAATACCGGGACCGAACTACTAAGGACGTCCGAAGGCTACGTGCAAGAATCAACATCAGCAGCGGGATATTGAAGGCTCGTGATGCTCAATTTCACTATCACGCCAAACGTCTACGCACAACAGACCGTATCGATCGACTCCGACTTTGGAATCGagagaagaagcaagaaCTGGAGGCAGCAAGATTGCGGGATGGAGAACGAGGCTTCGAAGCTGCTAGCAAACGGCTTGAAGAGCAGAAGCGGGTAGTGATCAAGTGCTACAAACTGGAGAGTTTATGGGACAAAGCAATGCAGCGGGAAAAGTCTGCCAGTTCTCAAAGTGACGACTTGTCAAGCGATTGCGAGACAAGCATGGAAGAGTAAGGCTTTCTTTCAGTGTCAGGATCATGACGGCAACTTTGTTCGGCACAGCGGGACTTGTCACACTTTGTACGCAGGTACCCCATCAAGCAACAAATATAGTGGTTCCCGTCATATTAGACATGCGAAGAAAGACTTGATGCAGTTGCTGAGTGGGAGCACAAGTGGCATTGGCCAAGGATTGACGGGTAGAGATGTATGACATGATACGACTATGTTGGAACAGAACAAGCATAATCAAGCAGTTCCACAGACCGGTAGaatgttgaatgttggaagGAAATAAAGTTGGAGAGACGATAAATGTTGACATCCGGATACGGTGATGTCGCGAAATTAGGTTAGATTCACCTGGCCGTTGTAGCGTAGCCAGGCAATTGTTGTAAACAGATAAATTCCGTGATAAAGCTTGGTATAGTATGGAAGAGGGTATCAGAGCTCATTTGGCATGCTTGGTATTTGGAGTGGCTGAATCACAGATCTGATGCGATCATGATACTGTTATTCTGTGTTGTTAATGCTTGCATTTGATAGTTGATTCTTGTTGACAAGAGGAGTGGATCAGGCCGTCGTTGTCTCACCCCTCCAACTTCTCACGCTAAAACGGCAACTACCAGCTTATCGATAAGCCGATCGCGGAACCCTTGCAACAGCTCTTTGAACCAAGAGCTTCGTCTTGGTTGCCTACTTTATTTCTTTCAtccttttcatcttttcatcttcttcgATAATTATCGACCGATCATGGCCGAACCGACATATACCGTTTTTGTACGGGTACCCATACCTCGGGGTGACTTTGTTGATCCTCCACCGGTAAGAAACTCCCTAAACCCGGTCACCTTAAAGGCTATCATGCGCGCGCATCCGAGTAGTCATGGTGAGGCTAACTTGAAGCATGACAGGTGAACTGGGACCCTGTCAAAGATGAGGCTTTATGGAAGATCCTTTCCGGAGCTGCAAAGAAGCAGATAGATTGTAAGAAGTCACACCATTCCTGCGCATTCATTGGAGCTGACTTGGACTAGGGGACGAAATGTATGTGTCGATCCTCTGTCACAAAGTGCAGACAATACTTACTGAGATGCAGCGCCGATCGCTTTGAAGTCTCCGTAGACTTTCTCCTCCAGCAAGTTGCTTGGCTCACCGAAAGACATGCTTCGCAAGTCCGCGCACAAGTACGCAAAGCTACTGCTGCTGTTCGTGGCTCTGGTCCCTCTCCTGTTCCAAGCGGCGAATCCGCCGGCCCCGGCCATCAACGAGCGCACTCCGCTTTGTCCTTTCGAAGAGACTCGCCCATGTCGCGCAATGAACCTGGAAGTGGTACAGGAACACCTCTTCATTCATCGATGCGGCCATTAGTTACGCGGAATACATCAACCAATACTACTGTCTTGAGGGATATGACAGGGGCACCGGCTTCACCTCGACCAGGCGTTGTATTAGCCTCGCGTACCGGCGACCGACGTCGCCTTTCATCATTACCCATCACGTCAGTTCCCGACAAGTCTCCGGAGCAAACAGTCCAGCCAGAGCTTTCACCAGAAGAACGAAGCCCATCACCGGGTCCGGCGGAGGAGAGCTCACCGACATCATCCGATGATGAATCCGTCCCTGCCCAGTCTCGTATAATTCGCCGGCCCCCACGGTTTCAGCAACCCGACGGTGGACAATAtggcgatgacgatgatgatgaatccGAACCTGCATTTCAACCCTATACATCTCCTTCGAGCAAAACCTCTGCTCAGGACCTTAGTTCAACTCTTAGGGAGGATAGGCATAGTTCTGGCAAACGACCCCATCGGAGCCATGGAAAACTCGCTATTCATAAATCCAATACATCCGACTCTTCAGCCAGCTCTGCTGCAATGATACAAAAACCTGATAGAACTGATAAATCAACTGAGCAGCGGACACCTGGCCCT is part of the Fusarium poae strain DAOMC 252244 chromosome 4, whole genome shotgun sequence genome and encodes:
- the ATG29 gene encoding Autophagy protein 29 — protein: MAEPTYTVFVRVPIPRGDFVDPPPVNWDPVKDEALWKILSGAAKKQIDWDEIADRFEVSVDFLLQQVAWLTERHASQVRAQVRKATAAVRGSGPSPVPSGESAGPGHQRAHSALSFRRDSPMSRNEPGSGTGTPLHSSMRPLVTRNTSTNTTVLRDMTGAPASPRPGVVLASRTGDRRRLSSLPITSVPDKSPEQTVQPELSPEERSPSPGPAEESSPTSSDDESVPAQSRIIRRPPRFQQPDGGQYGDDDDDESEPAFQPYTSPSSKTSAQDLSSTLREDRHSSGKRPHRSHGKLAIHKSNTSDSSASSAAMIQKPDRTDKSTEQRTPGPLSPRRTDELSGRSPGGKDRGYSREGSDGTPSMGSSYSDLDDASVTQSALEEALASHMNRGTGSRFSISQAFRSRYNPSSNQ